Proteins encoded by one window of Phytohabitans houttuyneae:
- a CDS encoding MarR family winged helix-turn-helix transcriptional regulator: MTGTAEWLDEGEQRTWQAFYDMQVLLWRRLSHHLARETGLSEPDFAVLTALAAAPGGRMRPFELSVVTDFEKSRLHHHLTRMVERGLVTRQPCLDAPRGAEIVLTPAGRDAIDGAGPQRAEHVRRWLLEQLTKEQQDALADIAEAVLGNLRAAGRPGNQDDESCAPPTC, from the coding sequence GTGACCGGCACCGCCGAGTGGCTCGACGAGGGAGAGCAGCGCACCTGGCAGGCGTTCTACGACATGCAGGTGCTGCTCTGGCGTCGGCTCAGCCACCACCTCGCGCGGGAGACCGGCCTGTCCGAGCCCGACTTCGCGGTGCTGACCGCGCTGGCCGCCGCGCCGGGTGGGCGGATGCGGCCGTTCGAGCTGAGCGTGGTCACCGACTTCGAAAAGAGCCGCCTGCACCACCACCTGACCCGCATGGTCGAGCGCGGCCTCGTGACCCGGCAGCCCTGCCTCGACGCCCCGCGCGGCGCCGAGATCGTGCTCACCCCGGCCGGCCGGGACGCGATCGACGGCGCGGGGCCGCAGCGGGCCGAGCACGTGCGCCGCTGGCTGCTGGAGCAGCTCACCAAGGAGCAGCAGGACGCGCTCGCCGACATCGCTGAGGCGGTGCTGGGAAACCTGCGCGCCGCCGGCCGCCCCGGCAACCAGGACGACGAGAGCTGCGCGCCGCCGACCTGCTGA
- a CDS encoding NADPH-dependent FMN reductase: MTKIGIIIGSTRPGRKAETVARWVHGIASQRTDAEFELVDLKDFNLPHLDEEIPASRGVYANAHTREWARAVDSYDGYVFITPEYNHSTSGALKNAIDFVYQEWTNKAAGFVSYGAVGGARAVEHLRLVVGELQIADVRAQVALSLFTDFENFTVLTPSPFQEQQLDAMLDQVVAWSTALKAVRQPAVAA; this comes from the coding sequence ATGACCAAGATCGGCATCATCATCGGCAGCACCCGACCCGGCCGTAAGGCGGAGACCGTCGCCCGCTGGGTGCACGGCATCGCCAGCCAGCGCACCGACGCCGAGTTCGAGCTGGTCGACCTCAAGGACTTCAACCTCCCCCACCTGGACGAGGAGATCCCCGCCTCGCGCGGCGTGTACGCCAACGCGCACACCCGCGAGTGGGCGCGCGCGGTCGACTCCTACGACGGGTACGTCTTCATCACGCCGGAGTACAACCACTCGACCTCCGGCGCCCTCAAGAACGCGATCGACTTCGTGTACCAGGAGTGGACGAACAAGGCCGCCGGCTTCGTGTCGTACGGCGCGGTCGGCGGCGCCCGGGCCGTCGAGCACCTCCGCCTCGTGGTCGGCGAGCTGCAGATCGCCGACGTGCGGGCGCAGGTGGCGCTGAGCCTCTTCACCGACTTCGAAAACTTCACGGTGCTCACCCCCTCGCCCTTCCAGGAGCAGCAGCTCGACGCCATGCTCGACCAGGTCGTGGCGTGGAGCACCGCCCTGAAGGCGGTCCGCCAGCCCGCCGTCGCGGCCTGA
- a CDS encoding serine hydrolase domain-containing protein, which yields MDAALELVRRWGAAAQLCVIQDGRVVIDEAVGCTSDSLFWIFSTSKPYVALLVHRLAERGALSPDEPVAAYWPEFAERGKGGITVRQVLQHRAGLPVARSVARDALAMTDWRHSVRALERARPRYAPGEVPAYHLLSYGFLLGEVASRVGGAPVEVLLRRELLDPLRLTDTHLGLPDRLWPRRVPVRGMGAARVSAAYVNRRATRRAVVPAAGVSATARDVARFYRMLLDGGTLDGVRVLAPETIQTARRPSSEGEVDRFLRLAMRWSEGFQLGGPADDPASSRPMGRLSSPLTFGHNGSNCCLAWADPTRRLVLVYLTNLLLPGHDGARHQAAVSDAVLSAAPPVDQGPRGWTRPPTRPPTP from the coding sequence ATGGACGCTGCCCTGGAGCTCGTCCGCCGGTGGGGTGCCGCCGCCCAGCTGTGCGTCATCCAGGACGGGCGGGTCGTCATCGACGAGGCGGTCGGCTGCACATCGGACTCGCTCTTCTGGATCTTCTCCACCAGCAAGCCGTACGTGGCGCTGCTCGTGCACCGGCTCGCCGAGCGGGGCGCGCTGTCGCCGGACGAGCCGGTGGCCGCGTACTGGCCGGAGTTCGCCGAGCGGGGCAAGGGCGGCATCACCGTGCGGCAGGTGCTCCAGCACCGCGCGGGGCTGCCCGTCGCCCGGAGTGTCGCCCGCGACGCGCTCGCGATGACCGACTGGCGGCACTCGGTCCGCGCGCTGGAGCGCGCCCGCCCCCGGTACGCGCCCGGCGAGGTGCCCGCGTACCACCTGCTCAGCTACGGCTTCCTGCTCGGCGAGGTGGCTAGCCGGGTGGGCGGCGCGCCGGTGGAGGTGCTGCTGCGGCGGGAGCTGCTCGACCCGCTCCGGCTCACCGACACCCACCTCGGGCTCCCCGACCGGCTGTGGCCACGTCGGGTACCGGTCCGCGGGATGGGTGCCGCCCGGGTCAGCGCCGCGTACGTCAACCGCCGCGCCACCCGCCGGGCCGTCGTCCCCGCGGCCGGTGTCTCGGCCACCGCCCGCGACGTGGCGCGCTTCTACCGCATGCTGCTCGACGGCGGCACCCTCGACGGGGTGCGGGTGCTCGCGCCGGAGACCATCCAGACCGCCCGCCGCCCATCCAGCGAGGGTGAGGTCGACCGCTTCCTGCGGCTGGCGATGCGCTGGTCGGAGGGCTTCCAGCTGGGCGGCCCCGCGGACGACCCGGCGTCGAGCCGCCCGATGGGCCGGCTGAGCAGCCCGCTGACGTTCGGCCACAACGGCAGCAACTGCTGCCTGGCCTGGGCCGACCCGACCCGGCGCCTCGTGCTCGTCTACCTGACCAACCTGCTCCTGCCCGGCCACGACGGCGCCCGCCACCAGGCCGCGGTGAGCGACGCCGTCCTCAGCGCCGCCCCACCCGTTGATCAGGGACCTCGTGGGTGGACACGCCCGCCGACACGCCCACCAACTCCCTGA
- a CDS encoding LysR family transcriptional regulator yields MPIDPRRLAVLRAVADAGGVLAAAAALHLTPSAVSQHIARLEAETGVTLLDRSRLGGRRSAGLTAAGRLLAGHAGRLAEVLAAAERDLAALTGQVSGPVTVGAIPTAVRHLVAPAAAAVATTAPGVRVRVRQLEPGREALRAGELDLFVGEGDPADTHRDPAGLRAVRLLDEPYRVVVPAAWGPVAGIEALLSRPWVDGPPGSAMRRALDRLATRHDAVLDRPHECLEFPAVLAIVAAGLAAGVVPALALPADQAAVSVLPAPGAGVRRLELVHRRGRYEPSPAARLVSDALHTAATATAAALAVDQGVGGRVGGRVHPRGP; encoded by the coding sequence ATGCCGATCGACCCGCGGCGGCTGGCCGTCCTCCGCGCGGTGGCGGACGCCGGCGGTGTCCTCGCCGCCGCGGCCGCGCTGCACCTCACGCCCTCGGCCGTCTCGCAGCACATCGCCCGCCTGGAGGCGGAGACCGGCGTGACGCTGCTCGACCGTTCGCGGCTGGGCGGCCGCCGCTCCGCCGGGCTCACCGCCGCCGGGCGGCTGCTGGCCGGGCACGCCGGCCGCCTCGCCGAGGTGCTGGCGGCCGCGGAGCGCGACCTCGCGGCCCTGACCGGCCAGGTGAGCGGCCCGGTCACGGTCGGCGCGATCCCCACGGCGGTCCGGCACCTCGTCGCGCCGGCGGCCGCCGCGGTGGCCACGACCGCTCCGGGGGTACGGGTCCGCGTGCGCCAGCTCGAGCCCGGGCGCGAGGCGCTGCGGGCCGGCGAGCTCGACCTGTTCGTCGGCGAGGGCGACCCGGCCGACACCCACCGCGACCCGGCGGGGCTGCGGGCGGTCCGGCTGCTCGACGAGCCGTACCGCGTGGTCGTGCCCGCCGCCTGGGGCCCGGTCGCCGGCATCGAGGCGCTGCTGTCCCGGCCGTGGGTGGACGGCCCGCCCGGTTCCGCGATGCGGCGCGCGCTGGACCGGCTCGCCACCCGCCACGACGCGGTGCTCGACCGCCCGCACGAGTGCCTGGAGTTCCCGGCGGTGCTCGCGATCGTGGCGGCCGGCCTCGCCGCGGGCGTCGTACCGGCCCTGGCCCTCCCCGCCGACCAGGCCGCGGTGAGCGTGCTCCCCGCTCCCGGCGCCGGAGTCCGCCGCCTGGAACTGGTACACCGCCGCGGCCGCTACGAGCCAAGCCCCGCCGCCCGCCTGGTGTCCGACGCCCTCCACACCGCCGCCACCGCCACCGCCGCCGCCCTCGCGGTTGATCAGGGAGTTGGTGGGCGTGTCGGCGGGCGTGTCCACCCACGAGGTCCCTGA
- a CDS encoding CBU_0592 family membrane protein, whose protein sequence is MGLVTEVVGWGGAGCLLLAYALLSAGRIAAGAPFQLLNLAGSAGLLVNGAVHGAWPSAALNLVWLAVGALALERARREPAGLERARREPPTPG, encoded by the coding sequence ATGGGCTTGGTCACCGAGGTCGTGGGGTGGGGCGGCGCCGGCTGCCTGCTGCTGGCGTACGCGCTGCTGTCCGCCGGCCGCATCGCCGCGGGCGCGCCGTTTCAGCTGCTCAACCTCGCCGGCTCGGCCGGGCTGCTGGTCAACGGCGCGGTGCACGGCGCGTGGCCCTCTGCCGCGCTCAACCTCGTGTGGCTCGCGGTCGGCGCGCTCGCGCTGGAGCGGGCACGGCGCGAGCCTGCCGGGCTGGAGCGGGCGCGGCGGGAGCCTCCCACGCCGGGCTGA